CAATTTGTTTGTACAAAGCAAACTACAATAACTAATTCTGGAACTATACCTATACAAGCTCTGCAGATTGGATCTGGCAGCAATGTACCATCAAACGCTATTACACAGATGCCGGTAACAATTAAAGGCATTATATTTATAACAAATTTACAAACTATAACAAATGGATATGATGAAGAAAATGACGACAGCTTAAGGCAAAGATACTTTGAAAGATTAAGGACACCAGCAACATCTGGAAACAAATATCAATACAAAAACTGGTGCAAAGATGTCACAGGAGTTGGAGATGCAAAGATAATTCCCCTTTGGAATGGCAATGGTACTGTAAAAGCTATAATAATGAATTCAAATAAAAGGGCAGCAGATAATGAATTAATTCAAAAGGTTAAAGATTATATAGATCCTGATGATGGAAAAGGAGAAGGGCAGGCACCCATAGGTGCAACTTTAACTGTTGTATCTGCAGTAGAAAAGGTAATAGATGCATCTGCTAAAATAGTTTTGGCAGGAGGATACACACTGCAGCAGGTACAAGATGGTTTTACTACTTTAGTTCAGAATTATTTAAATGATATAGTATTTAACAGCACTTATATTTCTTATGCTAAAATAGGAAATTTATTGTTTAGTACTCCAGGGGTATTGGATTATGACAGCAGTAGTTTGATTTTGAATAATGGGACTATTAATGTACCATTAGCAAATGAAGAAATACCAGTATCAGGTTCCATAAATTTGGGGGTGTGATATGTCATATCCTAATAATATTGATAAATTCACTTCCAAATTAAATAAGCTTGATGAAAATACTTACGTTATAGAAGAAGTAGTAAATTTAGCAGATGGAGTTTATGAAGCTGAACTGCAACATGATAATATTTCTTTATCTTCATTAAGCGTCTATACAGGTTCCAAATTAACAGGGAATAAAATAGATACTTATACACTCTCGACACCTTCAATTACTCCATGGAAAAAGATAATTAAAATATATTCAAACATAACGCCGTTATATATTACTTATGAAACCACAGGTGATACTGTGGAAGCAGATGATATAAATAGAGTTCAAGATAGTATTACAAATACTCAAACAGCTTTAAATGCAGAAAAATCAAGAGCAACAGGAGCTGAGAGCGATTTAATTACAAATTTAAATAATGAAATTGATCGTGCTTCTGAGTCAGAAACTACACTTAAAAATAACCTCAATTCAGAAATAACAAGGGCAAAAGATTCTGAGAGTGCTTTAACTGTAAATTTAAATAATGAAGCTAGTCGTGCTTCGAGTGCTGAAAACACTTTAATAAATAATCTTAATTCAGAGGTAACAAGAGCAAAGGCTGTTGAAAATACTTTAACTAATACTGTTAGTAGCAATAAACCTAACTGGGATGATAAATATACTAAAAATGAAATTGACAATAAAATAAGTGCGGTAGTAACTAGTTTAGATTATAAAGAGCATGTGGCAACTTATGATGATT
The genomic region above belongs to Clostridium sp. AWRP and contains:
- a CDS encoding baseplate J/gp47 family protein, whose protein sequence is MFENKTEDNIQKDLLNNISDDYEKSAGYPIYDLTKAYSIEEAESYKNLKKVLDKLDVNNLSDSELEKFIYQRTGITRKPGGYAHTDLTVNGTTTVSEGAIFQTPAGIQFVCTKQTTITNSGTIPIQALQIGSGSNVPSNAITQMPVTIKGIIFITNLQTITNGYDEENDDSLRQRYFERLRTPATSGNKYQYKNWCKDVTGVGDAKIIPLWNGNGTVKAIIMNSNKRAADNELIQKVKDYIDPDDGKGEGQAPIGATLTVVSAVEKVIDASAKIVLAGGYTLQQVQDGFTTLVQNYLNDIVFNSTYISYAKIGNLLFSTPGVLDYDSSSLILNNGTINVPLANEEIPVSGSINLGV